The following proteins are co-located in the Trichormus variabilis 0441 genome:
- a CDS encoding tetratricopeptide repeat protein, with amino-acid sequence MSTESLELAKTRYQAGKFAFENGQYREAVENLEKASALVARNSRLGGEVEIWLVTAYEAAGRTEDAIALCQQLRRHPHSETSQQARRLLYILQAPRLKRPSNWMTEIPDLGALSDNEAKTRVMAKPRKPTEKKAPAEVEFVDLSQVNTKDNRFIWLALIMIGLTISYLVWLGF; translated from the coding sequence GTGAGTACAGAAAGTTTAGAACTGGCTAAAACTCGATATCAAGCGGGTAAATTTGCTTTTGAAAATGGGCAATATCGAGAAGCGGTAGAAAATCTTGAAAAAGCCAGCGCCTTAGTCGCGCGTAACTCCCGCCTTGGGGGTGAAGTAGAAATTTGGTTAGTTACAGCCTATGAAGCGGCTGGACGTACTGAAGATGCGATCGCCCTTTGTCAGCAACTTCGTCGTCATCCCCACTCAGAAACTAGCCAACAAGCCCGACGTTTGCTTTATATCCTGCAAGCACCAAGATTGAAAAGACCCAGCAATTGGATGACAGAGATTCCTGATTTAGGCGCACTGTCTGACAATGAAGCCAAAACGCGTGTTATGGCCAAGCCACGTAAACCTACAGAAAAAAAAGCACCTGCTGAAGTTGAATTTGTTGATCTTTCTCAGGTAAATACCAAAGATAATCGCTTCATCTGGCTGGCCTTAATTATGATTGGTTTAACTATTTCATATCTGGTTTGGCTGGGTTTTTAG
- a CDS encoding DUF3153 domain-containing protein, which translates to MNYVNVGKIFRKLSKQHKFFLPNLSAKNKLRKPIFLLVLLTSLLLTGCVQYDVGVNFDNSNHGQLVQHIKLADRLTSFSGDYVYEWLTSIERRARKLEGNAKRISPEEIIVTIPFSNGQELQTKFNEFFNSRTHQTNDTEAGGENSEFPKVESNLLLAQNNFLLVVRNQLIYDLDLRSLSLIANKGNVLTDTGSILDLKFALKTPWGAKSIERTETAVPPEKQSGQLVWQLQPGELNHIEVVFWLPSPLGIGALLIVLFVWGGFYLRYKFMPDPKLQLASKSAVAE; encoded by the coding sequence ATGAATTATGTTAATGTTGGCAAAATTTTCCGGAAATTAAGCAAACAGCATAAGTTTTTTCTGCCAAACTTAAGTGCTAAAAATAAACTTCGTAAACCCATTTTTTTATTAGTGCTGTTAACATCACTCCTATTAACTGGCTGTGTGCAGTACGATGTGGGGGTGAATTTTGATAATTCTAATCATGGTCAACTGGTGCAGCATATCAAATTGGCAGATAGGCTGACTAGTTTTAGTGGTGATTATGTATACGAATGGTTAACTAGCATAGAACGCCGCGCCCGGAAACTAGAAGGCAATGCCAAACGCATTTCGCCAGAAGAAATCATTGTGACGATTCCTTTTAGTAATGGTCAGGAATTACAAACGAAATTCAACGAATTTTTTAATTCCCGCACCCATCAAACAAATGACACTGAAGCAGGTGGAGAAAATTCCGAATTTCCTAAGGTAGAGTCTAATTTGTTATTGGCACAAAATAACTTTCTTTTGGTAGTCAGAAATCAATTAATTTATGACTTAGATTTGCGATCGCTCTCTTTAATCGCCAATAAAGGTAATGTTTTAACAGATACTGGTTCCATTCTTGATTTAAAATTCGCCTTAAAAACACCTTGGGGAGCCAAAAGCATTGAAAGAACAGAAACGGCCGTTCCACCAGAAAAGCAAAGTGGACAGCTGGTATGGCAATTGCAACCCGGTGAACTCAACCATATAGAAGTAGTCTTTTGGCTACCCAGTCCTTTGGGTATTGGTGCTTTGTTAATTGTCCTGTTTGTTTGGGGTGGATTTTACCTGAGGTATAAATTTATGCCAGACCCCAAACTGCAATTAGCTAGCAAATCCGCCGTAGCAGAATAG
- the pdxH gene encoding pyridoxamine 5'-phosphate oxidase has protein sequence MDRTIADLRKDYTLEALSEVEVDTNPFRQFKRWFEQALAAQLPEPNAMTIATSTPDGQPSARMVLLKDFDERGFVFFTNYNSRKGQELAENPQAALVFWWAELERQVRISGRVEKVSESESDYYFYSRPANSRLGAWVSNQSEIIASREVLEQRMQEFQHKYENQEIPRPSHWGGLRVIPSQIEFWQGRSSRLHDRLLYTLLNDDSWEIHRLSP, from the coding sequence ATGGATAGAACCATAGCTGACCTCCGCAAGGATTATACCCTAGAGGCTTTAAGTGAAGTAGAAGTTGATACTAATCCTTTCAGACAATTTAAAAGGTGGTTTGAGCAGGCTTTAGCAGCTCAACTTCCAGAACCCAATGCTATGACTATCGCTACAAGTACACCAGATGGTCAACCTTCCGCGAGAATGGTACTGCTCAAAGACTTTGATGAACGGGGTTTTGTCTTTTTTACCAACTATAATAGTCGGAAAGGTCAAGAACTAGCTGAAAATCCCCAAGCAGCTTTGGTCTTTTGGTGGGCAGAATTAGAACGCCAAGTCAGAATTTCAGGTAGGGTAGAGAAGGTTTCAGAAAGCGAATCAGACTACTACTTCTACAGTCGTCCTGCTAATAGCCGACTGGGTGCATGGGTATCAAATCAAAGCGAAATCATCGCCAGTCGAGAAGTTCTAGAGCAAAGGATGCAGGAATTTCAACATAAATATGAAAATCAGGAGATTCCTAGACCTTCCCACTGGGGGGGTTTGCGAGTGATCCCCTCACAGATAGAGTTTTGGCAAGGACGCTCTAGCCGCCTACACGATCGCCTGCTTTATACTCTTTTAAATGATGACAGTTGGGAAATTCACCGATTATCTCCTTAA
- a CDS encoding AI-2E family transporter: protein MRRSSSLQSLLIYGLSGPVIALNVWLLSVLFRYFQSPFTILSLAAILAFLLNYPVKFFERARITRTQAVVIVLLVTLTLFGILAVTLVPMLIDQTVQLLNKIPDWLTASQANLEHFERFAKQRRLPLDLRVVSNQINASIQSVVQQLASGAVGLAGTLLSGLLNFILVVVLAFYMLIYGDRVWYGLMNLLPSKIRLPLTKSLQLNFQNFFLSQLLLGLFMIVALTPIFLILKVPFALLFAILIGISELIPFIGATLGIGLVTILVLLQNWWLAVQVAIAAIIMQQIKDNLLGPKLLGNFIGLNPIWIFVAILMGYEIAGLLGTLVAVPIAGTIKGTFDTLKGGKSDDFMSTVTIDHDSPNNE, encoded by the coding sequence ATGCGCCGTTCTTCATCCCTTCAAAGTTTACTCATTTATGGTCTGAGCGGCCCGGTTATCGCTCTGAATGTCTGGCTATTGTCCGTACTTTTTCGGTATTTTCAAAGCCCTTTTACAATTCTGAGTCTGGCGGCGATTTTAGCTTTCTTACTAAATTATCCAGTAAAATTTTTTGAACGGGCGAGAATTACCCGTACTCAAGCTGTTGTTATTGTTCTGCTGGTCACCTTAACTTTATTCGGCATTCTGGCAGTTACTTTAGTGCCGATGCTGATTGACCAAACAGTCCAACTATTAAATAAGATTCCTGATTGGTTAACAGCTAGTCAAGCAAACTTAGAGCATTTTGAGAGATTTGCCAAGCAGCGACGTTTACCCCTTGATTTGCGGGTTGTGAGTAATCAAATAAACGCTAGCATTCAAAGTGTAGTGCAGCAACTGGCTTCTGGTGCGGTGGGATTAGCTGGAACATTGCTCTCAGGATTACTCAATTTTATATTAGTGGTAGTGCTGGCATTTTATATGCTGATATATGGCGATCGCGTCTGGTATGGTCTGATGAATCTACTACCATCTAAAATCAGACTCCCTTTAACCAAATCTTTGCAGTTAAACTTCCAAAACTTTTTCCTCAGCCAGTTATTGCTGGGGTTATTCATGATTGTCGCGCTTACCCCGATTTTCCTCATCCTCAAAGTACCCTTTGCTTTGTTATTTGCCATACTCATTGGAATTTCCGAACTTATTCCTTTTATTGGCGCAACTTTAGGTATTGGGTTAGTAACAATTTTGGTACTTTTGCAAAACTGGTGGTTAGCAGTGCAAGTGGCGATCGCCGCAATTATCATGCAGCAGATCAAAGACAATCTCTTAGGCCCCAAGTTACTGGGTAACTTTATTGGACTTAATCCTATTTGGATTTTTGTAGCAATTTTGATGGGATATGAAATAGCAGGTTTATTAGGAACACTAGTTGCTGTTCCTATTGCCGGCACCATTAAAGGAACTTTCGATACTCTTAAGGGTGGCAAGTCAGATGACTTTATGTCAACAGTCACTATTGACCATGACTCACCTAATAATGAATAG
- a CDS encoding DUF1361 domain-containing protein produces the protein MKEELLARVLQVLSINMRWMTWNLFLAFIPLLLSVWLFRTRSGRSWLWWLGFLVFYAFLPNAPYLLTDVIHLIHDIRTIESVWMITLVLIPVYLLVILAGFEAYVISLINLGYYLHRIEKSEWILKVELITHALCAIGIYWGRFLRFNSWDFITQPDAVLTRGIEELLGKQPLIIITASFVILLVLYLIMKRVSLGFVMQRNNPIGRRSGRAEY, from the coding sequence ATGAAAGAAGAATTATTAGCCAGAGTATTGCAAGTCTTGAGTATAAATATGCGTTGGATGACTTGGAATTTATTTTTGGCTTTTATACCTTTGCTTTTGAGTGTTTGGCTGTTCCGCACCAGAAGCGGACGCTCTTGGCTATGGTGGCTAGGATTTTTAGTTTTCTATGCTTTTTTACCTAACGCACCTTATTTATTAACTGATGTAATTCATTTAATACACGATATTCGCACCATTGAATCGGTATGGATGATTACCTTAGTACTAATTCCTGTTTATTTGCTGGTGATCTTAGCAGGATTTGAAGCTTATGTTATATCTTTAATCAATTTAGGTTATTATTTACACCGCATTGAGAAAAGCGAATGGATTTTAAAGGTTGAATTAATCACTCATGCGTTGTGTGCGATCGGCATTTATTGGGGTAGATTTCTGCGATTTAATAGTTGGGATTTTATTACTCAACCAGATGCTGTATTGACTAGGGGTATAGAAGAACTTTTAGGAAAGCAGCCTTTGATTATTATTACTGCTAGTTTTGTGATCCTTTTAGTTTTGTACTTAATAATGAAACGAGTATCTTTAGGTTTTGTGATGCAGCGAAATAATCCGATAGGGAGAAGATCGGGGCGTGCAGAATACTAA
- a CDS encoding choice-of-anchor E domain-containing protein: protein MTTTLFKTLGAATTLAGIIATAGSASAASLSYTSSTAFETTDIENSILGVQKFNSSLGTLQKVTLNFVGDLTGNAEFENKSRNASTITVKLNANLSLSQPDLVPQTPLLLDPENLYTYQVAAYDGTDDKAGASGRKINTLAATKSTTSVFTDTQFLQAFTGTGNIDFLFSALANSVVTGSGNISSGIETLAKASVTVTYEYEEAKTVPESSTVLGLGLIAGLGLLSQRKQNWLKTSGS, encoded by the coding sequence ATGACAACAACACTGTTTAAAACACTAGGTGCTGCTACAACCCTCGCTGGAATTATTGCTACTGCTGGATCTGCTAGTGCAGCCTCACTCAGCTACACAAGTTCTACAGCTTTCGAGACTACAGATATCGAGAATTCTATTCTTGGGGTACAAAAGTTTAACTCTTCTCTTGGTACTCTCCAAAAAGTAACTCTAAATTTTGTCGGCGACTTAACTGGAAATGCAGAGTTTGAAAACAAAAGCAGAAACGCTTCTACAATAACAGTAAAGCTAAATGCTAACCTCTCTTTATCACAACCGGATCTTGTACCACAAACTCCGTTGTTGCTTGATCCAGAAAATCTTTATACTTACCAAGTTGCAGCCTATGACGGTACGGACGATAAGGCTGGGGCTTCAGGTAGGAAGATTAATACTCTAGCTGCGACAAAATCTACAACCTCAGTCTTTACTGATACCCAGTTTTTGCAAGCATTTACTGGCACTGGCAATATAGACTTTTTATTCTCAGCTTTGGCTAATTCAGTTGTTACCGGCTCTGGTAACATCAGCAGTGGTATAGAAACTTTAGCCAAAGCTAGTGTCACAGTCACCTACGAATACGAGGAAGCAAAAACAGTACCTGAGTCCTCTACTGTACTAGGACTTGGTTTAATAGCTGGTCTTGGTTTATTGTCGCAACGCAAACAAAACTGGCTCAAAACATCAGGTTCATAG